In Bacteroidales bacterium, one DNA window encodes the following:
- a CDS encoding PKD domain-containing protein yields the protein MFYFIRLTTMNMKAHNIFFKNARSSSYSQSIKLILSFFLLFITSFLFAQPTAIFSSDKTVECTPAIIQFTDLSTGNPTSWFWDFGNGNTSILQNPTSFYVTPGAYTVKLVASNISGSDTLIKPYYIRAYSSPESKFNTKDTAGCAPFKVNFTDASVPQSSVITSWFWNFGDGSYSTSQNPTHTYDSAGNYTVYLIVKDANGCQNFFFINNYIKVHKPKAHFNDSIVGCAPPANVIFIDSSSGDKLSYRWNFGDGTISIAVNPTHIYNTADTFKVNLIVTDNIGCRDTFPKDLIVKNYKTDFIYDVNCDTVAPFFIVNFHDLSTPSPSSWNWSFSDGFNSNIQNPSHDYYLKTPFTITLISTIGNGCMDTTTKVYIPPKANFTADSISCSSPFQVNFINTSTGTNISSYFWVFGDGDSSVVQNPVHIYSVASSVKFKNFNVKLIVTNNFGCTDTITKVISIVRTIAKFEATPTEGCIPLQVQFTDKSISIEAINFRLWNFGDGTTSNLPTPTHIYTDTGKYSVTLIIKTINGCNDTLAISDYIKAGIKPDFIDFTITPAGNCFNSVFSVDTLCFHNWYQSWDLSGFNDTSIHTNNWFWSFVYIPYLKLKLMDSSKVQNPVFNTGHIPMGLDTIFFVAGFNGCNDTIYKRIWNVKPRSGICHLRPDSSEGSTTDMAACYPPVKLGFYDCSIGADTTVDFKMTDLQTGINTILNPLDTTFINFTKAGRYGFNIITRNFTSKTGGCGDCNPDYMLVIDSVVNGFTPTADTTCQGITFYFKDTSISFYGEIKQYYWEFGDGDTLVNDKVQYSIYYDFLDYIPGINEIIFPYRVTGTDTIIYPKHNHDGNHNGRTKGTYRNPIHTYKDIGTYIVKRILKVNVYYLCCGDLKNDTLVCTYVSTDTIKIVSKAGIKGGFTVSNTTACPGAPVFFTDTTISDYTVTKWRWDFGDGSPFDTVQNPVHSYSISGNYSVTLYVKNIFGCEDTVIKKQLIHIRPLANFSIQNSNLCYGDSLFFMNSSSGYKLTYSWNFGDGTTSSVLNPKHKYNSIGTYTVSLTVTDSSGCSHKKTMSNILMKQKPTANFNGNPVSTDCPPLAVIFFDLSSSDVNQWHWDFGDGNFSNQQNAAHLFITSGNFDVKLIVSNNEGCSDSLIKNTFVKVGGPVGNLSFNPDSICNPDTVLFAANTKNTIDYFWDFGDGSVVYRSSSSNKDSIIHFYSKPGTYTPSLLLRDSLGCTYIVPKTEKIYLENIIAGFNLDDTVFCNTGNMALINTTTHIFPDSYTWNFGDGNTSIVVSPTHSFSNQGKYNISLYALSDIGCLSTITKTIKVNKAPVIILSPEDTAGCIPFSLTFSGNNSDTSVYVNSWLWNFGDGHNGTGNITTHTFINQGSYMVNLNVIYANNICTKNNIIHINAFKWPVSDFTFNPINPSLTNPAIIFRNISSYGNRWLWYFGNGDSSILKNPIYTYKTSGTYTITLITFNSSGCSDTIRKTIYVSSEDFIKVPEAFSPNGDGRNDKFRILYSGVIQSLEFRIFNRWGEMVFETNDINTGWDGTYKGKPQEEGTYSYYILAKMISSTTPKLLKGNVTLVR from the coding sequence ATGTTTTATTTTATCAGATTGACAACAATGAATATGAAAGCTCATAATATTTTTTTTAAGAACGCCCGGAGTAGTTCGTACAGTCAGTCAATAAAACTCATACTTTCATTTTTTCTTCTATTTATAACATCATTCCTTTTTGCTCAGCCAACTGCTATTTTTTCTTCCGACAAAACAGTTGAATGCACACCAGCCATCATTCAGTTTACTGATTTGTCGACAGGCAATCCCACATCATGGTTTTGGGATTTCGGTAATGGAAACACTTCGATTCTGCAAAATCCGACATCATTTTATGTCACGCCGGGTGCATATACGGTAAAGCTTGTAGCATCTAATATTTCCGGAAGTGATACTTTAATAAAACCTTATTATATCAGAGCATATTCATCGCCTGAAAGTAAATTTAATACAAAAGATACTGCTGGCTGTGCACCCTTCAAGGTTAATTTCACCGATGCATCAGTTCCGCAATCAAGTGTCATTACAAGCTGGTTCTGGAATTTCGGAGACGGAAGTTATTCAACTTCACAAAACCCAACACATACCTATGACTCGGCAGGCAATTATACCGTTTATCTTATAGTTAAAGATGCTAACGGTTGTCAGAATTTTTTCTTTATCAACAATTACATAAAAGTACATAAACCAAAAGCTCATTTTAACGATTCCATTGTTGGCTGCGCACCTCCGGCAAATGTTATTTTTATTGATTCATCAAGCGGTGACAAGCTATCATACCGATGGAATTTTGGCGATGGTACAATTTCTATTGCGGTAAATCCGACACATATTTACAATACAGCCGACACTTTTAAAGTCAACTTGATTGTTACAGATAACATAGGATGCAGAGATACATTTCCGAAAGATTTAATTGTAAAAAATTATAAAACAGATTTCATTTACGACGTCAACTGCGATACTGTTGCCCCTTTTTTCATTGTCAATTTTCACGATTTATCAACTCCGTCTCCTTCATCGTGGAACTGGAGTTTTAGCGATGGGTTTAACTCAAATATACAAAACCCTTCTCATGATTATTATTTGAAAACCCCTTTTACTATAACGCTGATATCCACAATCGGCAATGGATGTATGGATACAACAACAAAAGTATATATTCCACCCAAGGCAAATTTCACTGCTGACAGTATTTCTTGTTCATCCCCGTTTCAGGTAAATTTTATAAATACTTCCACAGGCACGAATATTTCAAGTTATTTTTGGGTTTTCGGTGATGGTGATAGTTCAGTAGTTCAAAATCCGGTTCATATATATTCTGTTGCTTCCTCAGTAAAGTTCAAAAACTTCAATGTAAAACTTATCGTTACAAACAATTTCGGATGCACTGATACTATTACAAAAGTTATATCAATAGTCAGAACTATTGCAAAGTTTGAAGCCACTCCTACTGAAGGTTGTATTCCGTTACAGGTTCAGTTCACAGATAAAAGCATTTCTATTGAAGCTATAAATTTCCGTTTATGGAATTTCGGTGACGGGACAACATCAAATCTGCCAACCCCAACTCATATTTATACAGATACCGGAAAATATTCAGTTACTTTAATAATAAAAACAATTAATGGTTGCAATGATACACTTGCAATTTCAGATTATATAAAAGCAGGAATCAAGCCCGATTTCATTGATTTTACAATTACTCCAGCAGGCAATTGTTTCAATTCTGTATTTTCTGTTGATACTTTGTGCTTTCATAATTGGTATCAATCCTGGGACCTATCAGGATTCAACGATACTTCAATCCATACCAATAATTGGTTCTGGAGTTTTGTATACATTCCATATTTAAAACTTAAACTTATGGACTCATCTAAAGTACAAAATCCTGTTTTCAATACAGGACATATACCAATGGGTTTGGATACTATTTTTTTTGTTGCAGGATTTAACGGTTGTAATGATACAATATATAAAAGAATATGGAATGTAAAACCCAGGTCGGGAATATGTCATCTCAGACCTGATTCATCTGAAGGTTCAACTACTGATATGGCTGCCTGCTATCCTCCCGTAAAATTAGGTTTTTACGACTGCTCCATCGGGGCTGATACTACAGTTGATTTCAAAATGACAGATTTACAAACGGGAATAAATACCATCTTAAATCCTTTGGATACTACATTTATTAATTTTACTAAAGCCGGACGTTATGGTTTTAACATTATAACAAGAAACTTCACTTCAAAAACTGGCGGCTGCGGCGATTGTAACCCGGATTATATGCTGGTAATTGATAGTGTTGTTAATGGGTTTACCCCCACTGCAGATACTACCTGCCAGGGAATAACATTTTATTTTAAAGATACTTCTATAAGTTTCTATGGTGAAATAAAACAATATTACTGGGAATTTGGTGATGGTGATACTCTTGTTAATGATAAAGTTCAATATTCTATTTATTATGATTTCTTGGATTATATTCCCGGTATTAACGAAATAATTTTCCCGTACAGAGTTACGGGTACCGATACAATTATTTATCCCAAACATAACCATGATGGCAATCACAACGGGAGAACTAAAGGCACATACAGAAATCCCATTCATACCTATAAAGACATCGGAACTTATATTGTAAAACGCATATTGAAAGTAAACGTTTATTATTTGTGTTGTGGTGATTTAAAAAATGATACTCTGGTCTGTACTTATGTATCAACAGACACTATCAAAATCGTTAGCAAAGCAGGTATAAAAGGAGGATTTACAGTCAGCAATACCACAGCATGTCCCGGAGCTCCGGTTTTTTTTACAGATACTACAATTTCCGATTATACGGTAACCAAATGGCGATGGGACTTTGGCGATGGCAGTCCTTTCGATACAGTTCAAAATCCTGTTCATTCATATTCAATTTCCGGTAATTATTCCGTAACACTTTATGTGAAAAATATCTTTGGATGTGAAGATACTGTTATAAAAAAACAACTCATACACATTAGACCTTTAGCAAATTTTTCAATACAAAACAGTAACCTTTGCTATGGCGATTCTTTATTCTTTATGAATTCTTCTTCGGGTTATAAACTAACATACTCATGGAATTTCGGTGATGGCACCACAAGTAGCGTTTTAAATCCAAAACATAAATACAACTCAATAGGAACATATACTGTTTCTCTCACAGTAACTGATTCATCGGGTTGCAGTCATAAAAAAACGATGAGTAATATACTCATGAAACAAAAGCCAACTGCAAACTTCAACGGAAATCCTGTTTCTACAGATTGTCCACCATTAGCAGTAATCTTTTTCGATTTGTCTTCTTCCGATGTAAACCAATGGCACTGGGATTTTGGCGATGGCAACTTTTCAAACCAGCAAAATGCAGCTCATCTATTTATTACTTCTGGTAATTTCGATGTTAAATTAATTGTTTCAAATAATGAAGGATGTTCCGACTCATTGATAAAAAACACATTTGTAAAGGTAGGCGGACCCGTAGGAAATCTGTCTTTCAATCCTGATTCAATTTGCAACCCCGATACGGTTTTGTTTGCTGCAAATACCAAAAACACCATTGATTATTTTTGGGATTTTGGTGATGGCAGCGTTGTTTATCGTTCTTCATCAAGCAATAAAGACAGCATAATACATTTCTATTCAAAACCCGGAACATATACTCCAAGTTTACTATTGCGGGATTCTCTCGGTTGCACTTATATAGTTCCGAAAACAGAAAAAATATATCTCGAAAATATTATTGCCGGTTTTAATCTTGACGATACTGTATTTTGCAACACTGGAAATATGGCTCTAATAAATACAACAACACATATTTTTCCCGATTCATATACATGGAATTTTGGAGACGGAAATACAAGCATTGTCGTATCACCCACTCACTCATTCAGCAATCAGGGTAAATATAACATTTCTCTTTACGCATTAAGCGACATCGGTTGTTTATCAACCATAACAAAAACAATAAAAGTTAACAAAGCTCCCGTTATTATTTTGTCTCCCGAAGATACTGCCGGCTGTATTCCTTTTAGTTTAACATTTTCGGGAAACAATTCCGACACATCAGTATATGTTAACTCATGGCTGTGGAACTTCGGCGATGGACACAACGGCACAGGCAATATTACAACTCACACTTTTATAAATCAAGGTTCTTATATGGTAAATTTGAATGTAATATATGCCAATAATATTTGCACAAAAAATAATATCATTCATATTAATGCATTCAAATGGCCTGTTTCCGATTTTACTTTCAATCCTATAAATCCTTCTTTGACAAATCCTGCAATTATTTTCAGAAATATATCTTCTTATGGAAACAGATGGCTTTGGTATTTTGGTAATGGTGATTCTTCGATTCTTAAAAATCCTATTTATACTTATAAAACATCCGGAACATATACTATTACACTTATAACATTCAACAGCTCCGGATGCAGTGATACAATACGCAAAACTATTTATGTTTCTTCCGAAGATTTCATAAAAGTTCCCGAAGCATTTTCTCCTAATGGAGATGGACGGAACGATAAATTCAGAATATTATACAGCGGAGTTATTCAATCACTGGAGTTCAGAATTTTCAACAGATGGGGCGAAATGGTATTCGAAACAAATGATATAAATACTGGTTGGGACGGCACTTATAAAGGTAAACCACAGGAAGAAGGAACATACAGTTATTATATTCTGGCAAAAATGATAAGCTCAACAACTCCCAAATTATTAAAGGGAAATGTAACATTAGTAAGGTAA
- a CDS encoding PKD domain-containing protein, with amino-acid sequence MKKIILKLLLNLIFTGIIASGYTANNRVDFNSTSMKTLKGGNDSIPNGNDSACIASFIYQKDSVNNTYYFNSTSSSSNINNWVWDFGDGTTSNIQNPSHIYSTTGTFNVCLTVSEISNLQNIICSDTYCSNVIVGNDNGNDSIPTGNCVASFISYKDSVNINNTYYFNSTSSSSNINNWVWDFGDGTTSNIQNPSHIYSTTGTFNVCLTVSEISNQQNVVCSDAYCNTIVIGNGQNNCNADIYLVQDSSGTNSLLWYAYPSVTGTAPFSYLWDFGDGSTSTLQYPSHTYATPGHYNICLTITDANGCSSSTCETTKANRGESGFIQQLIVVDAAAGIRENTVSLNSVFPNPSNNRIEVSLSQSIQGELKITDITGREVYNEKVNSKNIIVDVSTLPAGYYTLSVVLESNTIQEKIMIVK; translated from the coding sequence ATGAAAAAGATTATTCTAAAGTTGCTGTTAAACCTGATATTTACAGGAATTATAGCAAGCGGTTATACCGCAAACAACAGGGTTGATTTTAATTCAACCTCCATGAAAACGCTAAAAGGCGGAAATGACTCCATCCCGAATGGAAATGACTCCGCTTGTATTGCTTCATTTATTTATCAAAAAGATTCTGTTAATAACACATATTATTTTAACAGTACATCATCAAGCAGCAACATAAATAATTGGGTATGGGATTTTGGTGATGGTACAACATCAAATATCCAGAATCCGAGCCATATTTATTCAACTACCGGCACATTTAATGTTTGTCTGACAGTATCTGAAATTTCTAATCTGCAAAATATAATATGCAGTGACACGTATTGCAGTAATGTGATAGTTGGCAATGATAATGGAAACGATTCCATCCCGACCGGAAACTGTGTTGCTTCATTTATTTCTTATAAGGATTCTGTTAATATTAATAACACATATTATTTTAACAGTACATCATCAAGCAGCAACATAAATAATTGGGTATGGGATTTTGGTGATGGTACAACATCAAATATTCAAAATCCGAGCCATATTTATTCAACTACCGGCACATTTAATGTTTGTCTGACAGTATCTGAAATTTCAAATCAACAAAATGTAGTATGCAGTGATGCGTATTGCAATACAATTGTTATTGGAAACGGACAGAATAATTGCAATGCAGACATATATTTAGTGCAAGATAGTAGTGGTACAAATTCATTATTATGGTATGCCTACCCTTCTGTAACAGGCACTGCTCCATTCAGCTATCTTTGGGATTTTGGTGATGGAAGTACTTCCACACTGCAATATCCATCGCATACTTATGCTACTCCCGGTCATTATAATATATGCTTAACCATTACTGATGCCAATGGATGCAGCAGTTCTACATGTGAAACAACCAAAGCCAACAGAGGAGAATCAGGTTTTATTCAACAACTTATAGTTGTGGATGCAGCAGCAGGTATTAGAGAAAATACAGTTTCTCTGAATTCTGTTTTCCCAAATCCTTCTAATAACAGGATAGAAGTTTCGTTAAGTCAGTCAATACAGGGAGAACTGAAAATTACAGATATTACAGGCAGGGAAGTATATAATGAAAAAGTTAATTCAAAAAATATCATAGTTGATGTTTCAACACTTCCGGCAGGGTATTATACTCTTTCTGTTGTTTTGGAAAGTAATACAATTCAAGAAAAAATAATGATTGTAAAATAG
- a CDS encoding RNA polymerase sigma factor, producing the protein MSISERIQLDDKVLIEGCMAGKRSFETMLFDRYAPTMLVICMRYSRNKDEAEDIAQEGFVKIFLKIKDYKFEGSFEGWMKKIMVNTALNYHRDNLKHFFHKDIDEIEDKLEVEEENYEEAILSEKELLEIIQSLPEGYRAVFNLYVFEEYGHKEIAEMLGITESTSKSQLFKARNYLKKKVNEYFKFENKNHLTNIIVK; encoded by the coding sequence ATGAGTATTTCAGAAAGAATACAGTTAGACGATAAGGTTTTAATTGAGGGATGTATGGCTGGAAAGCGTAGTTTTGAAACCATGCTTTTCGACAGGTATGCACCAACTATGCTGGTTATTTGCATGAGATATTCGAGAAATAAAGATGAAGCCGAAGATATTGCACAGGAGGGTTTTGTGAAAATATTTTTAAAAATAAAAGATTACAAGTTTGAAGGTTCTTTCGAAGGATGGATGAAGAAAATAATGGTTAATACAGCTTTGAATTATCACAGGGATAATCTTAAGCATTTCTTCCATAAGGATATTGATGAAATTGAAGACAAATTAGAAGTGGAAGAAGAAAATTACGAAGAAGCAATACTAAGTGAAAAAGAGTTGCTCGAAATAATTCAGAGTTTACCCGAAGGTTACAGAGCCGTATTTAACCTTTATGTTTTTGAAGAATACGGACACAAGGAAATTGCCGAAATGCTTGGAATAACCGAAAGCACATCAAAATCGCAATTATTTAAAGCAAGAAATTATTTAAAGAAAAAAGTAAATGAGTACTTTAAATTTGAAAATAAAAATCATTTAACTAATATTATAGTAAAATGA
- a CDS encoding BamA/TamA family outer membrane protein → MKRIIPIFIIVFFLFFTFFLKSQDIALNNATGKIFPDKSTDEYYIIDSIIITGNNITRRHIILRELQYKENDTVGKIMFGKYIKTSRENLLNTSLFNFVNIDYNIKENKKVTLRINVIERWYTWPYPLFEIADRNFNTWLEEKDLSRTNYGLFLVRENFRGRKEILKFLVKMGYEEEYGFSYKIPYLNKNQRSGISVSFAHSRFHEIPYTSTSNKLVYFREHQRFARIDYEGEIIYSYRQGIYNTHNLEIYYNNTRISDSLSVLSKEYINNGKTQREYLSLSYLYKRDCRDSKAYPLSGYYFDISLTKDGIGIINDNNLYITYINTSFCEYFTISKRLYFANSLSAKISNKSFQPYYIQKSLGYGNDFVRSFEYYVMDGQHFALYKSNFKYALLPTRIHKFNFIKTEKFNTIHYALYVNLFGDAAYVSDEQLKRNNPLSNTFIYGGGIGIDFVTYYDKVFRLEYSINMLGESAVFLHFIAPI, encoded by the coding sequence TTGAAAAGAATAATTCCAATATTTATCATTGTATTTTTTTTGTTTTTTACTTTTTTTTTAAAATCGCAGGATATTGCTCTAAATAATGCTACAGGGAAAATTTTTCCCGATAAATCTACAGATGAATATTATATAATAGATAGTATAATCATTACCGGCAACAATATCACAAGAAGGCATATAATATTGCGCGAGCTTCAGTATAAAGAAAATGATACTGTCGGGAAAATAATGTTCGGCAAATACATAAAGACGAGCAGGGAAAACCTTTTAAATACATCATTGTTCAATTTTGTAAACATTGATTATAATATTAAAGAAAACAAAAAAGTAACACTTAGAATAAATGTTATTGAGAGATGGTACACATGGCCGTATCCCCTGTTTGAAATTGCCGACAGAAACTTTAATACATGGCTCGAAGAAAAAGATTTGAGTCGCACTAACTACGGACTTTTTCTCGTAAGAGAAAATTTCAGGGGAAGAAAAGAAATACTTAAATTTCTTGTAAAAATGGGCTACGAAGAAGAATACGGATTTTCGTATAAAATTCCTTATTTGAATAAAAATCAGAGAAGCGGCATTAGCGTTTCTTTTGCTCATTCACGCTTTCACGAAATACCTTATACCTCTACAAGTAATAAACTTGTATATTTCAGGGAGCACCAACGCTTTGCAAGAATTGATTATGAAGGAGAAATAATTTATTCATACAGGCAAGGAATTTACAACACACATAATCTTGAAATTTATTATAATAATACCAGAATCTCAGATTCACTATCAGTTTTAAGCAAAGAATATATTAATAATGGTAAAACTCAGAGAGAATACTTATCACTGAGTTATCTTTATAAAAGAGATTGCAGGGATTCGAAAGCATATCCTTTAAGTGGTTATTATTTTGATATTAGTCTGACAAAAGACGGAATAGGCATAATAAATGATAATAATCTCTACATAACATATATCAATACTTCGTTCTGTGAATATTTCACTATAAGTAAAAGGTTATATTTTGCAAACAGTTTGAGCGCTAAGATTTCTAATAAATCATTTCAGCCATATTACATTCAGAAATCATTAGGTTATGGAAACGACTTTGTTCGTTCATTTGAATACTACGTGATGGATGGACAACATTTTGCATTATATAAATCGAACTTTAAATATGCACTTTTACCAACAAGAATTCATAAATTCAATTTCATAAAAACCGAAAAATTTAATACTATACATTATGCTTTATACGTGAATTTATTCGGTGACGCCGCTTATGTATCAGATGAGCAATTAAAGCGAAACAATCCTCTTTCAAATACATTCATATACGGCGGTGGCATAGGTATTGATTTTGTAACATATTACGATAAGGTTTTCCGCTTGGAATATTCTATAAATATGCTTGGCGAATCGGCAGTTTTTCTGCATTTCATAGCACCTATTTGA
- a CDS encoding CBS domain-containing protein: MIAEELISYSIPSLKTSDNANKALTMMEEYKVTHLPIVNNEQFLGLISENDILDINEPDEPLGNHSLSLTKPYVLRSQHILDVLKLMSFLQLSLIPVLDDKNNYLGAITLKTLLIKFAEFTAIQNPGGIIILELNSNDYTLAQISQIVESNDAKILNMFVTAHPDSTKIDVTLKVNRTDITPILKTFTRYDYVIKASFGEDNFYDDLKERYDSFMNYLNI, from the coding sequence ATGATTGCAGAAGAATTAATATCATATTCAATCCCTTCACTGAAAACATCGGATAATGCCAACAAAGCATTAACTATGATGGAGGAATATAAAGTTACACATCTTCCTATTGTTAATAATGAACAGTTTCTCGGATTGATTTCCGAAAATGATATTCTGGATATCAACGAGCCAGATGAACCACTCGGAAATCATTCACTTTCATTAACCAAACCTTATGTATTGAGAAGTCAGCATATACTTGATGTTTTAAAATTAATGTCGTTCCTACAATTATCATTAATTCCGGTGCTCGACGATAAAAATAATTATCTGGGAGCAATAACTTTAAAAACTCTTTTAATAAAATTCGCCGAATTCACTGCAATTCAAAATCCCGGTGGAATAATAATCCTTGAGTTAAACAGCAACGACTATACACTTGCACAGATTTCGCAGATTGTGGAATCCAATGATGCAAAAATTCTGAATATGTTCGTAACAGCACATCCCGATTCTACAAAAATTGATGTTACTCTTAAAGTTAACAGAACCGATATAACTCCCATTTTAAAGACATTTACGCGATACGATTATGTTATAAAAGCATCTTTCGGTGAAGATAATTTTTATGATGATTTAAAAGAAAGATATGATTCTTTTATGAATTACTTAAATATTTAA
- a CDS encoding pyridoxine 5'-phosphate synthase, with product MTKLSININKIATLRNARGGNLPDVIKVAIDCERFGADGITVHPRPDERHIKYKDVYDLKDVLKTEFNIEGYPSEKFIKLVCNVKPAQVTLVPDPPDAITSNAGWNTKLNKKFLSDIIEKFKNENIRVSIFIDPIVEMLENAVETGTDRIELYTEAFAKDFYSNREKAIKPYIEAAKYANELGFGINAGHDLNIDNLNYFAKNIPSLLEVSIGHALISDAIYFGLENTIKMYLNSLKFKV from the coding sequence ATGACAAAGTTAAGTATCAACATAAATAAAATAGCAACACTCCGAAATGCAAGAGGAGGAAATCTGCCAGATGTTATTAAGGTTGCTATTGACTGCGAAAGATTCGGTGCCGATGGAATTACCGTTCACCCGCGTCCCGATGAGAGGCACATTAAATATAAAGATGTTTATGATTTGAAAGATGTGTTAAAAACCGAATTCAATATTGAAGGATATCCATCAGAAAAATTCATAAAGCTTGTTTGCAATGTTAAACCTGCTCAGGTTACTTTAGTTCCCGACCCTCCCGATGCCATCACTTCAAACGCAGGATGGAATACAAAATTGAATAAAAAATTTCTATCAGATATTATTGAGAAATTTAAAAATGAAAATATAAGAGTTTCAATATTCATTGACCCTATTGTGGAAATGCTCGAAAATGCTGTGGAAACCGGTACCGACAGAATTGAATTATATACCGAAGCTTTTGCAAAAGATTTTTATTCCAATAGGGAAAAAGCAATAAAGCCATATATAGAAGCTGCAAAATATGCCAACGAACTCGGATTCGGAATTAACGCAGGACATGATTTGAATATCGACAATCTGAATTATTTCGCAAAAAATATCCCATCTCTCCTCGAAGTTTCCATAGGTCATGCTTTAATCTCCGATGCTATTTATTTTGGATTGGAAAATACAATTAAAATGTATTTGAATAGTTTAAAGTTTAAGGTCTAA